From a region of the Panicum virgatum strain AP13 chromosome 2K, P.virgatum_v5, whole genome shotgun sequence genome:
- the LOC120695383 gene encoding uncharacterized protein LOC120695383 → MAKIATNTNHVIVKTSLCLLPPLLLAVVFYLHFQTQLSMFSPVCRCAGQPAAVPGAVVDRLRASATFLPLKDTRQGAETWFISTLNATAEPEAEARNLVFPSPASAGRLLCLAAPSRRDGAKNAYAFAWRDALPRGAVLLPGLAFVSETAYDHTNIWHGLTALVPFASWHARSGCRARPVRWALFHQGEVRTEMSGWLATLEEAATGAAVAIETFDAPGEACFEEAVVFRANVAGMNKERMLRAADFMRCKARAYCGVDASSSSKAGGSGEGEGDASAALRVTLLFRAGARAFKDEAAVTRVFEECRRVGGCAVAAAHANNLTFCEQVRLLSSTDVLISAHGAQMTNMLFMDRNSSVMEFYPLGWKQRAGGGQYVYRWMADWTGMRHEGSWWEPVGEPCPDNPDILDCWKERQIGHNETYFAEWAARVFAAAKERKARSAAAEASSGDQRR, encoded by the exons ATGGCGAAGATCGCCACAAACACGAACCATGTCATTGTCAAGACCTCGCtctgcctcctccctcctctcctgctCGCCGTCGTCTTCTACCTCCACTTTCAAACACAGCTCAGCATGTTCTCCCCCGTCTGCCGGTGCGCCGGCCAGCCTGCGGCCGTCCCCGGCGCAGTCGTCGACCGCCTCCGCGCGTCGGCCACCTTCCTCCCTCTCAAGGACACGCGCCAAGGCGCGGAGACATGGTTCATCAGCACCCTCAACGCCACCGCCGAGCCGGAGGCCGAGGCCAGGAACCTGGTCTTCCCTTCGCCGGCGTCGGCAGGCCGGCTCCTCTGCCTGGCGGCCCCCTCCCGCCGCGACGGCGCCAAGAATGCGTACGCGTTCGCGTGGCGCGACGCGCTGCCCCGCGGCGCGGTGCTCCTGCCGGGTCTGGCGTTCGTGTCCGAGACGGCCTACGACCACACCAACATCTGGCACGGGCTGACGGCGCTGGTCCCGTTCGCGTCGTGGCACGCGCGGAGCGGGTGCCGGGCGCGGCCGGTGAGGTGGGCGCTGTTCCACCAGGGCGAGGTGAGGACGGAGATGAGCGGGTGGCTGGCGAcgctggaggaggcggcgacgggcgcCGCGGTCGCCATCGAGACGTTCGACGCGCCCGGGGAGGCGTGCTTCGAGGAGGCGGTGGTGTTCCGGGCGAACGTGGCGGGCATGAACAAGGAGCGGATGCTCCGAGCGGCGGACTTCATGCGGTGCAAGGCCAGGGCCTACTGCGGCGTGGACGCGTCTTCGTCGTCGAAAGCCGgaggcagcggcgagggcgagggcgacgcTTCCGCTGCCCTGCGCGTCACGCTTCTGTTCCGCGCGGGCGCGCGGGCGTTCAAGGACGAGGCGGCCGTGACGCGCGTGTTCGAGGAGTGCAGGCGCGTGGGCGggtgcgccgtcgccgccgcgcacgccaacAACTTAACGTTCTGCGAACAG GTGAGGTTGCTGAGCTCGACGGACGTGCTGATCTCGGCGCACGGGGCGCAGATGACCAACATGCTGTTCATGGACCGAAACAGCAGCGTCATGGAGTTCTACCCGCTGGGGTGGAAGCAGAGGGCGGGGGGAGGCCAGTACGTGTACCGGTGGATGGCGGACTGGACGGGGATGCGGCACGAGGGTTCGTGGTGGGAACCCGTGGGCGAGCCGTGCCCCGACAACCCCGACATCCTAGACTGTTGGAAGGAAAGGCAGATCGGGCACAACGAGACCTACTTCGCGGAGTGGGCGGCCAGAGTCTTCGCCGCGGCCAAGGAGCGCAAGGCTAGgagtgccgccgccgaggcgtCGTCCGGTGACCAGCGCCGGTGA
- the LOC120681691 gene encoding serine/threonine-protein kinase PEPKR2-like: MDSLPRKRKGARAACSLAGSLHDAPAAARKRTCREPKPRPEKKKRSPPSGDAEASASARGGVVMTAPPASGRAAPDSPGRGLKRKLGCIESATRMGRKKRLDSEYELGAEIGHGKFGSVRICRARAGGEEFACKALPRTGEETVHREVEIMQHLSGHPGVVTLKAVFEDADKFYLVMELCAGGRLLDEIAREGKFSEQRAALLIKDLMAVLKYCHDMGVVHRDIKPENILLTKAGKMKLADFGLAARVTNGQKLSGVAGSPAYVAPEVLSGSYSEKVDIWGAGVLLHVLLLGSLPFQGDSLDAVFESIKTVELDFSSGPWESISGLGKDLIRQMLNRDVSSRMAADEVLSHPWVLFYTECPLKVVTANLCVANKILTPRIPWDRLRSECESLSDSSERSDDKDECGIVDALTAAITHVRISEPKRSRLCSPAITIQQECSSNLKSNLCTAF, from the exons ATGGATTCGTTGCCGCGGAAGCGCAAGGGCGCGCGCGCCGCGTGCTCGCTGGCCGGATCCCTCCAcgacgcgcccgccgccgcccgcaagcGCACCTGCCGCGAGCCCAAGCCGCGCcccgagaagaagaagaggtccCCGCCctccggcgacgcggaggcctCCGCCTCGGCCCGGGGCGGCGTGGTGATGACGGCGCCGCCcgcgagcgggcgggcggcgcccgACAGCCCCGGCCGCGGGCTCAAGCGCAAGCTGGGCTGCATCGAGTCCGCCACGCGGATGGGCCGCAAGAAGCGCCTCGACAGCGAGTACGAGCTCGGCGCCGAGATCGGGCACGGCAAGTTCGGCTCCGTCCGGATCTGCCGCGccagggccggcggcgaggagttcGCCTGCAAGGCCCTGCCCAGGACCGGCGAGGAGACGGTCCACCGCGAGGTCGAGATCATGCAGCACCTCTCGGGCCACCCGGGCGTCGTCACGCTCAAGGCCGTCTTTGAGGACGCCGACAAGTTCTACCTCGTCATGGAGCTCTGCGCCGGGGGCAGGCTGCTCGACGAGATCGCCAGGGAGGGCAAGTTCTCCGAGCAGCGTGCCGCCCTTCTCATCAAAGATCTCATGGCCGTGCTCAAGTACTGCCACGACATGGGTGTCGTGCACAGGGACATCAAGCCGGAGAACATTTTGCTCACCAAGGCTGGGAAGATGAAGCTCGCCGATTTCGGACTTGCTGCGCGGGTCACCAATG GTCAGAAATTGTCTGGTGTAGCTGGGAGCCCAGCATATGTGGCACCTGAAGTTCTTTCTGGAAGTTATTCTGAGAAAGTTGATATATGGGGTGCTGGTGTGCTACTACATGTACTACTGCTTGGTTCACTTCCATTTCAAGGAGACTCTCTGGATGCCGTCTTTGAGTCTATAAAGACGGTTGAACTTGATTTCAGCAGTGGTCCATGGGAATCAATATCAGGTCTTGGGAAGGATCTTATTAGGCAAATGTTGAATAGAGATGTCTCTTCTAGAATGGCTGCTGATGAAGTTCTTA GTCACCCATGGGTACTGTTTTACACGGAATGCCCCTTGAAGGTGGTAACTGCTAATTTATGTGTTGCTAACAAGATTTTAACACCCAGGATTCCATGGGACAGACTTAGGTCAGAATGTGAGTCATTGTCAGACTCAAGCGAAAGGTCAGATGATAAGGATGAATGTGGCATAGTTGACGCACTGACAGCAGCAATAACCCATGTTAGAATATCAGAGCCGAAGAGAAGTCGGCTCTGTAGTCCTGCCATTACCATTCAGCAAGAATGCTCTTCAAACTTGAAGAGTAATCTGTGCACGGCTTTCTGA
- the LOC120681695 gene encoding phosphoribosylaminoimidazole-succinocarboxamide synthase, chloroplastic-like, which produces MSPSAPPAAAAARVASPAKALLGAPSSSLPSRFPYVSMSASASPRAPPLAAAAGGSRAAAAAAPSLLAADPGHREAVLLAARAAMGNCLGETRLDLAVPGLRLAAKGKVRDVYESGEHLVLVTTDRQSAFDRVLASIPFKGQVLNETSLWWFNQTRHITPNAVVSSPDKNVTIAKRCTVFPVEFVVRGFVTGSTDTSLWTVYNNGVRNYCGNALPDGMVKNQKLSANILTPTTKAADHDVPVTPDEIIKSGLMSKEDFDEAGSKALSLFAYGQQVAIENGLILVDTKYEFGKTADGTIVLIDEVHTPDSSRYWIANSYEDRFKSGLEPENVDKEFLRLWFKNNCNPYEDVVLPEAPEELVCELAWRYIFLFETITNIKFEIPDTQEPIHERISRNVAQALRNL; this is translated from the exons ATGtccccctccgcgccgcccgccgccgccgccgcccgcgtcgcgAGCCCGGCCAAAGCGCTCCTCGGGGCTCCTTCATCCTCACTCCCTTCTCGCTTCCCCTACGTCTCCATGTCCGCCTCCGCTTCTCCCCGCGCCCCacccctcgccgcggcggccggcgggagccgcgcggcggcggcggcggcgccctccctcctcgccgccgacccgGGCCACCGCGAGGCCGTCctgctcgccgcgcgcgcggccatGGGGAACTGCCTCGGGGAGacccgcctcgacctcgccgtccctgggctccgcctcgccgccaagGGGAAG GTGAGGGACGTGTACGAGAGCGGGGAGCACCTGGTGCTGGTGACCACTGACCGGCAGAGCGCGTTCGACCGTGTCCTTGCTTCCATCCCGTTTAAAGGCCAG GTCCTTAATGAGACAAGCCTTTGGTGGTTCAATCAAACCCGTCACATTACTCCAAACGCAGTAGTGTCTTCTCCTGATAAGAATGTTACAATTGCCAAAAGGTGCACAGTTTTTCCAGTTGAATTTGTTG TGAGGGGATTTGTTACAGGAAGCACTGATACATCTTTATGGACAGTTTATAATAATGGTGTCAGGAACTATTGTGGAAATGCTCTTCCTGATG GCATGGTAAAGAACCAGAAGCTATCTGCGAATATACTGACACCAACGACTAAAGCTGCAGATCACGATGTCCCTGTCACTCCAGATGAG ATAATCAAATCAGGGCTGATGTCGAAGGAAGATTTTGATGAGGCAGGAAGCAAAGCCTTAAGCTTGTTTGCATATGGACAG CAAGTGGCCATAGAGAATGGATTAATTTTAGTTGACACAAAGTATGAATTTGGAAAGACAGCTGATGGGACAATCGTGCTGATTGATGAG GTTCATACTCCTGACTCCAGCAGATATTGGATTGCTAATTCATATGAAGATAGATTTAAATCTGGTCTCGAACCTGAAAACGTTGACAAG GAGTTTTTGAGGCTTTGGTTCAAGAACAACTGCAATCCATATGAAGATGTG GTTCTGCCGGAAGCTCCGGAAGAGCTGGTCTGTGAGCTAGCCTGGCG GTACATTTTCCTGTTTGAAACAATCACAAATATAAAATTCGAGATCCCAGATACACAG GAACCCATCCATGAGAGGATATCGAGGAATGTCGCTCAAGCCTTACGGAACCTGTAA
- the LOC120681699 gene encoding glutathione transferase GST 23 codes for MAEKGVKVLGMWASPMVIRVEWALRLKGVEYEYVDEDLANKSADLLRYNPVTKKVPVLVHDGKPIAESTIIVEYIDEAWKGGHPIMPADPYERAQARFWARYAEDKCNPALYQIFTTTGEAQREVVRAAQQCLKPLEAALKGRRFFGGDAVGYLDIVVGWLAHWLPVIEEVSGASVVTDEELPLMKAWFGRFLAVDAVRAALPDRDRLLAANKARREQILSSAA; via the exons ATGGCAGAGAAGGGCGTGAAGGTGCTGGGCATGTGGGCGAGCCCGATGGTGATCCGGGTGGAGTGGGCGCTCCGGCTGAAGGGCGTGGAGTACGAGTACGTCGACGAGGACCTCGCCAACAAGAGCGCCGACCTGCTCCGCTACAACCCGGTGACCAAGAAGGTGCCCGTCCTCGTCCACGACGGCAAGCCTATCGCCGAGTCCACCATCATCGTCGAGTACATCGACGAGGCCTGGAAGGGCGGCCACCCCATCATGCCGGCCGACCCCTACGAGCGTGCCCAGGCGAGGTTCTGGGCCAGGTACGCTGAAGACAAG tgcaACCCCGCGCTGTACCAGATCTTCACCACGACCGGCGAGGCGCAGCGCGAGGTGgtgcgcgcggcccagcagtgcCTCAAGCCCCTGGAGGCGGCGCTGAAGGGGCGGAGGTTCTTCGGCGGCGACGCCGTGGGCTACCTCGACATCGTCGTCGGGTGGCTCGCGCACTGGCTGCCGGTCATCGAGGAGGTGTCCGGCGCCAGCGTCGTCACCGACGAGGAGCTCCCGCTGATGAAGGCCTGGTTCGGCCGGTTCCTCGCCGTGGACGCGGTCAGGGCGGCCCTGCCCGACAGGGACAGGCTCCTCGCTGCCAACAAGGCCCGCCGCGAGCAGATCCTCTCCTCCGCCGCGTAG
- the LOC120681708 gene encoding purine permease 1-like encodes MEVETPAPPQPCKNAGATRPGGSCGSARLLRNPVLVANFVLMVVGSAGGPLFLRAYFLRGGARKWLSAFLQTAGFPILLVPLCASFSRRRRRRRSGSGEEASSTKAAGGAPFFLMTPRLLAASAGIGVMTGLDDLLYAYGLAYLPVSTSSILISTQLAFTAAFALLLVRQRFTAFSVNAVALLSVGAVMLGMNAGGDRPAGVSRAQYGAGFAMTLGAAALFGLVLAVMELSQARHAARPGAAAVTYTLVIEMQLVIGLTATIFTAVGMLVNNDFHAILEEAREFGFGRTGYYMLLAGSAATYQCFFLGTIGAIFFGSALLAGVVMTVLIPVTEVLAVLLFGEPFNGTKGVALALSLWGFVSYLYGEVQTAKANRQPDNNPPNAEDLDP; translated from the exons ATGGAGGTGGaaacgccggcgccgccgcagccatgcAAGAACGCCGGCGCCACGCGGCCCGGCGGGAGCTGCGGCAGCGCTAGGCTGCTGCGCAACCCGGTCCTCGTCGCCAACTTCGTCCTCATGGTCGTCGGCTCGGCGGGCGGCCCGCTCTTCCTCCGCGCCTActtcctccgcggcggcgcccgcaagTGGCTCTCGGCCTTCCTCCAGACGGCCGGCTTCCCGATCCTGCTCGTGCCGCTCTGCGCGTCCTtctcccggcgccgccggcggcggcgcagcggcagcggcgaggaggCATCGTCCAcgaaggcggccggcggcgcgccgttcTTCCTCATGACGCCCCGCCTCCTGGCGGCGTCCGCGGGCATCGGCGTCATGACCGGCCTCGACGACCTCCTCTACGCCTACGGCCTCGCCTACCTGCCGGTCTCCACGTCCTCCATCCTCATCTCCACGCAGCTGGCATTCACGGCCGCCTTCGCGCTGCTGCTCGTGCGCCAGCGGTTCACGGCGTTCTCGGTGAACGCTGTGGCGCTGCTCAGCGTCGGCGCCGTGATGCTCGGGATGAACGCGGGCGGGGACCGGCCCGCGGGGGTGTCGCGGGCGCAGTACGGCGCCGGGTTCGCCATgacgctcggcgccgccgcgctgttCGGCCTCGTGCTCGCCGTCATGGAGCTCAGCCAGGCGCGCCACGCGGCGcgccccggcgcggcggccgtcaCCTACACGCTCGTCATCGAGATGCAGCTCGTCATCGGGCTCACCGCCACCATCTTCACCGCCGTCGGCATGCTTGTGAACAATGACTTCCAC GCAATCTTGGAAGAGGCGCGGGAGTTCGGTTTCGGCCGGACAGGTTACTACATGCTGCTCGCCGGGTCGGCCGCCACGTACCAGTGCTTCTTCCTCGGCACCATCGGCGCCATCTTCTTCGGCTCGGCGCTGCTGGCCGGCGTGGTCATGACCGTGCTCATCCCGGTCACCGAGGTGCTCGCCGTCCTGCTGTTCGGCGAGCCGTTCAACGGCACCAAGGGCGTCGCCCTCGCGCTCTCGCTCTGGGGCTTCGTCTCCTACCTCTACGGTGAGGTCCAGACGGCCAAGGCGAACCGCCAGCCCGACAACAATCCACCAAATGCTGAGGATTTGGACCCATAG